Genomic DNA from Schistosoma haematobium chromosome 1, whole genome shotgun sequence:
TCATACCAgtcgaagcactgaagtcacacACAGAAGCAACTGCAAACATTCTCCACGTaatattcaggaagatttgagaggaaGGACAAGTGCCACAgatagactggaaagaaggacaacTCATCAACATACCAAGGAAtgaagatctgagcaaatgtgacaactacagaggcataacactactaTCAGCACCAGGAAAATTTTTCAACAATGTTGCTCAACCGGAGGAAGGACTCAGTAGACGCTCAAATTCAAGTTCAACAGACCGCATTCCGTAAGAaccgatcgtgcacagaccaaactgTGAAATTACGGTTCAacgttgaacaatcaatcaaatggaactcgtcactatgcaTCAAATTTATTGACTATGAGGAAGCATCAGGCAGTGTAGATATGAGTTTATGAAAACTTTCTCGACACTATGAAGTGAGTAGCTGAAAAAATCGTCAATATCAtatggaattcatacgacggattacACTTCGACTCCGTGTATAgtggacagctgacagacaaATTCCAAGCGAGGACCAGAGTCAAACAAGGCTGATTTCTCTCACTCGCTCTCTCGACTTTCTCTtttttctggtggttgactggattacgaagacctccacatctaaTGGGAAGCGCGGAATACAATCGACAGCTTGGAACCAACTGGATGATTTGGACTACACAGATTCGAAACATATAAACCCTACATTTAAATATCCTCTCTCATGATAATTCAAATATAGATAGACAACTGCCTAATGTAAACCACTAGATATGCATTAAACAGACACACAATTGTTGTTTTCTGCACACCCGATGGTCACTTTGAGATTGAAAGATAAATTCCATAGACTAGCCATCACTTTCTGTATATATCATTTCAACTGCTTATGTGGAGCAGGTGTGGCAGGTGTTCTAGGAATTAGTATTTTCGGGTTCATGAGCACCTCCCAGTGTGGCTAAGCAAATGTTTGGTTAAAAATGTTAACAGCTTGGTTTTGGCTGATCGAGTACAAACGAGAGCAATCATCCACaacaatttatatttacttatttatttgaacacataaatattgatacaagagggcaccaaatatatatgcgccacacaaagcaatgagaatttaaagaggaggaaaaagaaaaaaggcaaggagcgtaaaaaaagagaacgatgacgaagagattggtgtaaggtagtgtaataataataatagtaataatgggggaacggaaaggtacaatcagaagaaacctttcagttaaggaagatacaaccactttttacgaagaaagtaaaagaaggctacagcaggatcgccactggcttctattctgagccatatctgataacgtctataaccactgtgtagcaccgtctctcggaccccaaccaaggagtcgtgaaggaccaacacaagccagtcctttgaagctttctttcataccacgacatcatgtcatatactgaccacctttccgctttttccaaccagtcccagagtcggcaaataatgcacgacgtggaattctctgtgACGACactcgtagaacatgtccaagccaccgaagtcggtgtttcaagatggtgacaccaattgcattatcatctctgtgcccgaacacacgatgccgaacctctgcattactaacatggtgttaccactggatgtcagcaatccttcggagacaacgatggtcgaacacagagagtcgtctaacatcctcaactcgaagagaccaggtttcacaaacatagagcagaactgctctcaccaacgcgttgtagatccgaccttctacagccagactaacatcacgaaggcaccaaagatggcccagattggaataagccgctctggctttcactatacatgcattgatctcatcactcaaaccctcaccagcacttatgcagctacccagatatttatggaaactacttttcttgcttcgactaacaatcaaatgattcaaattattatcataatcaaAGATCATCTTTTAAAAGAATTGTATCGGTCTAATCTGCCATATCATACAGTGATCATGAACTAACAAGATGTATACCTAAGGAGCCGAAGTAATGGTAGTAAGAAAGAATAAACATAAACGAAATGAATCCGCAGAATAGAATTATGAAATAACACTAGAATTAACAAGGAAAAGATAAACTGTTTCGAATTTTCAGCTGTAACATAAAGTCTCGGACAATAGATCACGATTATGGAGTGGGCCTGGATCATTAGATGTGTCTTCAAACTACGGCTTAGATCAAGGTTCAGTAATCTCATGAACTCATGTTATTACTGGTTAGACCATCCCAAGATTCCAGACCACTCACCATTCAGTGCCAAGGCAAAAGGTGGTAGCGCATACACATACGTGACCATTTTGGTCGATGGAGATTAATAGCATTAACGACCGATTTGGGACTTTTACTTAGTGTCTCACTTTAACCCCGATATCACTCACTTGATTGGTCCATCACACACGAGCAACGCTTTGGACACATATACGATCATATGCTGCTGATGACCTACACAGTTTCTCTCCCTTTAAAAATCACGTTTCACCGTCACAAAGTAAAATAGAACCCTGGGTATTCACTTTTTGATAAGTAGATAAATGTATCGCATGCACCACAAATGGTGCAAGCTCGTGAAACCCAACGGAACCTTTCGATTATGTGTCTAAACGtcctcaactactactaacccACGAGAACTGATGAGACTATGAAGGTAAATGGAGCCCGACTACTTTATTTCTAAGAGTGATGCAAACCAGTTCTGAAGCAATACTTGTAAAATAATGTTAACTTACAATGAAAGATATTATGAAATTAACCAAATGCTCGAAAAACCAATGACAACTTGAGCAAGTATTTCTAAACTACATTTATAATTCGTTAAACAACTAAGCCAGCCTAATGAATATGATAAGTCTTATTAATGTGTGAAATGAAATTCATAGTTAGGAAGAATAACCaaataaatgtattaaaatCAGAGGTATATGAATTTACACACCAGCGAATAGAAAATAAATGAGCGTAATGATCATAAATCACcgtgataaataataaaatattaaaacacTCACTTGTGAACGCATCTAAATGAGGTTTTAGATACATAAATATCTTATAATTACCAAATTTCAGAGCGATATTTTTACAGATACATAATTTAAAAAGGATCAACATGTATACTTGTTTTGTAACTATGTTAATGATTAAATTTACCCAAAACAACTGCATTACCAGTAACAATAAATTACGTTTAAGCAATGAACTAAATTGACATTAAATAGTACAGTGATAATGACTTTTTATAGTGAGTTTATTTCAAGAAACATTACAAAATTAAGTGATACGATGACCAAGGCAATGAACCTATGAAATAAAACCGATTAATGTTTCAGGTATGACATGGAAACGTCAATCATTTTGAAAGCCGAGATTCAAGACCAACTCAGTCTGAAACATTAAGCAAGTTAAAATTGTAATTAGCAAATTTAAAACTACTAGTTCATTCATCATGTTGTTCAAGTGATTTTAGTGAGATCAATAAATAGAAGGATTCATAAAGAACTAGATTTAATGTGTCCATTATTCTGGTATCCTAATCAAGTCatcaagaaaataaaacaatagtaataataagcaccggaaattaaaaaaaaagaaaattgaagGTGTATGAAGTTCAGCCTAAAGATGATAAAAATACCTTTGTTTGATGTTTACTTTTAAGACTTTTGAGCTATACGTAAACAATGTGAAGCCTACATTTCTAGTGTCTCCtgcaaaataatgaaatgaataccaAAATATTTGTGATTGAGATCATTATCGATCCACCCATTTATACTATCTGTTTGACTTTATTATGAAAGATATTGGTTACGTGAATCGACAAAACGGTGAACGTGAGGGCTGACACGATGAGTCAGAATAACAGATATATACCAACCAGCTTGTACTAAGACCCTTAGTGACTTGACCGAACCTTGGACcattgagaaaagaaaacaaaaggtTTATTCTACGATCCAGCCGATGACGATGCAAGGTTAAATATATAAGCATTCATACATTTCTCGACATATCCTACAGAACTATCCGTTTAGGATCTATCGGTAGGTGTGGCGATTAATACTGTAAAATGATGACTGTGATATTTAAGTAATAGATCAGAAGTTGCAAGAATAGTCACAGCTTAGTAGTAACAACTCTTAGAAACTTACAAAACATGTGCTTCAAATGTACGGATTTCATATTTCCTTATTAGTATTGGATGCACAAAAAAACTGGTGGAAATGTGCATTGATCTTACTTTTCACTCTTTACATCAAAAATAACACGAAGGAAAATAAACAAGTGAACGACTGCAGTAAAAAAAATTGCGCGAACgaaaaaatgaaaaattgtaAGATACAATCTAATACATACTGACTAAATCCCGACGGAggataaataataagaaaactAAAAACCAACTAAGCAGAGTAATAGAAATTGGCTAAAATATAATGTGAATTTATAGGATTGACAATTGACATTGACAACTAACTGGTTAGCAACTTTTATGCTATCATTCAGAAAATTATTTATGAGCCTGTTTGCAGACTGTATCTGCTAATCAGATTACTATAATCGGTTACGTGTTATGaataagaaatataattttcttaaTTCATCGTATCATTTATCTACACAGTGAGGTTTTGAAACAATCCAAACGGATGTGCGAAAAAAATGCcatgaataaaaattgaaaaaagaTATGTAATTAATCATTTGAAAGGAATGAAAAACGTATAATTATGTATGATTCTTCACATCACTCACTTTTTTCTAGAACATTTTTTCTATGAGCAAACGTTAATCGTTTATTTTCAACTTTTCTTCGAAGTAcctataaaaaataattaaagttaTAATTCATAACAACAATGGAACACACAATAAATTGTTTCCAATATAGTGACTCTTAACTTTGAGCATATaatcataaacattttgaaaCTTCCTCATGATGATCCAAATAGATAATGTATTAcaagagaaaaaaagacaaattAAAAAAGTATTTACAATTTTTAGTAAAACAAATAACTACTAtacggtcagtcagtcagctataacgtaggatCAGGTACATATATACATCTGACCacgttgccacacctcattaacacgacatcaacaccaaattcatacaagtacttacttcaatgatagtaatatataaaagaaagattgtgtataaggatataatacaggaacaAAGAACCGGTTCGTAGAaaaaaaggtataaagtaattttagtctcatggtttaaggaaagacagagagtatatacaccgacgccatcaTGGTCGAttatgagccatgtcacccacagtctccaaccattggttacgatagtcacgcagatcACTAGCAAGTAGTCCGCATCttctaacatggctcagaccaaaaGTAAGTtacttcaatgactgatgccaccttttggtttggtcacccctaactttcttccagccatCTCCAATACTAGTCAGTATTGTGCGTCATGGtaaacggtgttcaggcatacgtgacacgtgGCCAGACCATCTCactcgatgaagatttacaatctcatcaactgatttaccatcattccctaatagtttgtgtctaacctcattattacttacccggtgatcccatcagatacgagcaatgtttccaAGGCATCTgtaatcaaatactagtaacttacgagtatcttctactctttatggtcacgtttcgcagttgtaaagtagaacagaacaaactgccaagcagtatactcgtccctcaattgatagacggatacctCGCCTTCGTCATACgtggtgacgtaagttggcaaaagccaaacgagcttttcgaatccgtgctgagatttcgccagacaccaacccattagggctgatcagacttccaagataagtgaagttgtcaacgcgttcgactacttcactccttatccttagttcaggtgttgacgcaggtcagtcctgaagcaacaacttgcacttagagggggagaaacgcattccaaaaattctggcattgttgcgcGGTGCTCCCAAAacactctgcattttatcagcaaacaggactatgtcatctgcgtattttaAGTCAAAATTTAGTCGACCAGAACGTTGTTACCGTCAGTacgtctatgatgaagttggaCAAAaacggagatagtggacagcttTGATGTATGAGTACCGAAAACAAGAAGTGTTGCAAATACATAAATCTGGACGGTTACAAGTGCGCATATATCATTTActcaattacaaaaataaatataaatatgcgTTAAAAACCTACTGATATTTTCCTGATATCTCGGTGTAACTTCTCAGAAATCGGTTGTAAATAGCCAGATTTTGTTTCATCTACCGACTGATTTTTTGATTCAGCAATTTTATTGTATGCTTCTCCACATTGAATAAGTGCCAGACCTTGatgatattattaaaaaaagaaacggCAAAACACAGAAATTAATGCGAGGTAGTATTATACTTTCTAGAAATAACCAATGAGAAGCATATTCTGGAAACGTATTTGTATAAAGCCATTCGGGAAAATGCAGGACACACAGTTTAGTATAAAACCAATACGATATGGTAATTTTATCTATATTAGAGTTGTGCCATGAACCCTACTTAttgaacaacaacaaacaatacttcataCCTATTTAAACTTATTCAGATAGTTTTAGCTTGAGCTTGTCAATCAAATTACCAGGTCACAAGTGATAGTCAAATTAGTCGATTGTGTTATGAAATAAATGGGATGAGATTCATAATAGTGACCTAAGATACCCAATAATCCAATTCACTTTTCTACTGAGACAGAGGTTTTGGAATCGGTTTACTGGACGCACAATGTGTGAAAGTTATTTTATGTCACAGAAAGTATAGCTAAAGTAGTCTGCGGAAAGTGTTAAGGAAATATTTAACGCCCTTATAAGTAATCATTCTACAAAACCGTTGCACAAGTATAAATACTTGTCAACGCAAACTGTTGTTCACAAGTTACTAGGTGTAAACTGAATATCCATTTCCAGTTGAGAGCACTTGGACTCAGCTATCCAGATTTGCATATTACCAAGAGAATGACACAAAGTATTAAAGTTGCGTGAAATACGATACGCTGACACAGTAATTGAGAGACGACGTAAATATTAGCAAAAACAACATTCCCAAAACATAAAAACTTACTCAAACCGGGTTGCTGACTTAATTGTTTTCCATACTCCAAAAAGCAGTCAGAAAGAAACCTCTCTGCATGAGGATAATTCTCATTGTTTGTGTTTCCCTGAATTTTATTTACGGCAGCACTAGCCCATGCTCGTTTTCGCGCATTAGGGTTAGGTTCTAAACAGTCAATAACGCGCTTTTGTACATCTTCATAAAAGGCTTTGTATGAGTCTATAAGCTTTTTAAGATTAAAAAAGGGAATGAAGTATGAGACGAAACGCTTATATAAGATCAAAAGTATGTTTATTGATTCGATTCTACAAGGAATAGTAAGCCAGTCATATGGAAAGCTAATGCCTCCACGTTCAGTCACGACATGATTCTAGATATTAAGTAAATGACGAAAGCTAGGAATTTAAAAAATGGTATATTAGTGATGAAAGTCGTCCACATTTTGTTTAAGCGAGAACTGGAAGcaaaaatcagtcagtcagtcagtaacaacgtagaacttcgtacgtacgtacatcagttcgagttgccacaccacattagcacagagatgcagttgtcgattcaaatcccgtagtggtagaggtaataagagtataagcagtaatcgggaagattagggtttggagatgttatttaaagagtataatccagtgaaataaatttggaaagaggaaaaaagggacatgaagaattcagaagattagaatttgggagaacacaaagagtggatgcacctgcgccattgcaaacgattttgagccatgtcattcagggtctctaaccatcggttgctatcatcttgtggtccccaaccagatagtctacacctaccaacatggtttaCAAGGTTTTAGTAGTAGAAACTGCAGTTGTTTATGTACGTATTCTATTTTGAATAAGCGACAGCAACAACTCGATATGAGACACTTGTAAAGTGCTAATCCAATTTAATTGTAATAATGAGATggtacatacacacacaacacaattaATGTTCAAGTAAAGTTTAGTAACTACGCTTCAGCAAAAATTTATCTGTTATCTATGGATTCTAATTTGAACACAGGAATGGTAATCTGATCAGATGTGACGTGATACATCTATCGTATTTGAATATTCGATACCGTTAAACCCAGTCAACCCAAAGTTTGGTTAAGATGCTGTGTCTAAAAAAATTGTGCCTTAGAAGCCAAACTAAAAACATGATCAAAACTAAACACAGCTGCCATTCATTTTTGCTACAAATAGTGCAAGTTAATGCTGAAATTAGCTTACATAAACCTGTTTGATTTAAAACATAAAAAGTATGTCATGAAGTATTACTGATCGATTAAAATAAGTTATGATTCCTACTAACCAAACTTGATTAAACAGAAGCCAAATTCACTATTAATAAGTTAACTGACACCAAAACCTTTAAAATTGGCAATAAATTAAATCTACTCAACTATTCTAGGGAAAGCGTACCATTAAAGAAGTTACAAAAAACATATCGCAACCAAATGAATTGCTTGTGTATTTAAATCAGACTTTGATTCATATTTTCTCTTTAATATTATACAGAGTATACGAGAATTTTCAGTTGTGAAAGTCTGGAGCATATGTTTATGTATTCTCACAGAAAATCATGAACATCCTGACTCCCTAACTATTTACAAGCTGTTTTATTGAGTTAGGGGTCAAATCTACTGCATTGAGATTAACTAACCGTTTTAACCACAGCAAAATGAATGGGTTTAGAAAACATGACGAAGTAGTCGTAAGTAGAGAATCTGAACCGCTAAACTTCAAATACTTTTAGTTTCTGAATTGTTGCCTTGAGATGGCTTTTTATACTTCAACGTTTCCTGAAAATTTTGAACCGAGATAGGCTATATATTGGTGATATTGAATGACGAGGAATTTTTTTGAGCGAAAGGAAATGACACAATTTTTACTCCGGGTATATGCAGCGACGACTGACTGGAGTCACACTTCCTGACCTAGATTCAGTATTTGGCTTAGACCACCAATAAGTCTTAGAACGAATTCGCTTACTAGAGTATCTACACCTACACGTCATCAGACTGAGACCGACGACTTGAAATGAACCGTGTGGGGAGAAAAAAAATAACTTGATAGTATCTTATAAACACAGTTCCCTTTGACATTTTGGaggaaacaaaaacaaataattaggTGGACAAACATGAACTTATtctatttcgttaggttctcatcagatGCTTACATtctgtaatatttaaaaatcatgatTAGAAAACAGGTTGGAAATGTTCATACAAAGGACAGTAATAGCCCCAACGGGCTTTTGAAAACAGGAGCTTGGTTCCCATCAATCATCTCGAAGTATATCAAAGTAACAACCTAGTGTCCTGTGGCCAAGAATGTTTACAGACAGATCCATTTAAAGCATTTTTTAATCGAACGTTTTTGGGAAGATATTCAAAAAGCCTAAGGTAATCCCCTTTTTACTTAACACAACCTCCAACTAAACATAATTGTGTcttcaaattattttataattatgaatTCTAAAAACTAGAGGTTGTAAGTGGCTGATGAGAGCTCAACAACCAGTCAAGGTTAAGCTGCCTGTGGCTCATTTCATGTAATGTATCGTAGTAAACAGTGAGTCTCGTTTTTCGTTTTATGCGTTATAAATGGAAGTTCTAGTCTTTAACCACTTTTCATACATTTTGATGGCGATAA
This window encodes:
- the SH3GL1_1 gene encoding Endophilin-A2, variant 3 (EggNog:ENOG41KOG1118~COG:U), yielding MSLSTIKKHIARCNQFLSEKLGATKGMDKGPDYKQLTQLIDSYKAFYEDVQKRVIDCLEPNPNARKRAWASAAVNKIQGNTNNENYPHAERFLSDCFLEYGKQLSQQPGLSLALIQCGEAYNKIAESKNQSVDETKSGYLQPISEKLHRDIRKISVLRRKVENKRLTFAHRKNVLEKTNAHPDQAFEECRIQYEDSLAASTAAMSNFLDTEVEQIKTLSSFVNAQLSFYQDAARILSDLHGELEVRLLDA